A region of the Fibrobacter sp. genome:
AACATCATTCGAAATTCCTGGATTGGCGCCCATGCCCGCGTGGAAGGGGCCGCCAAGATTCGTAACTCCATTATCATGAGTTCCCTGGAGGAGCCCAGCCACATTTACGATTCCGTCATTATTGAGAATTCCAATGTGCAGACGGGCGTGACCATCCATACTGGAGCGGAAGTCCAGGGCTCTGTACTGATGCACCGTACCAAGGTGGGGTGCAAGGCTATTATCAAGTCTTCCATTATTGCGCCCTGCTGCCATATCGAGGAAGGCGAGGTCAACAGTTCCTACATGGGCCCCATGACCCAGATGCACCATCACTCACTGTTGATTGCAGCTCTGTGGCCCGATGGTTGCGGTAACCTCGGCTATGGCGCCAACGTAGGTAGTAACCACACGGGACGCATGCCGGACCAGGAAGTCATGCCCGGGCAGGGAATGTTCTTTGGCCTTGGCGTGAACATCAAGTTTCCGGCCAACTATCGCGAATCTCCTTTCACCTTGATTGCCAGCGGACTTACCACATTGCCCCAGCGTCTCAAGTTCCCCTTCTCGCTGGTGCGTCCGGGTGACCCGCAGCTGATTGGCGTTCCTGCCCGCCTGAACGAAATTGTGCCCGGCTGGAACTACGCCCGCAATGCCTACGCCCTGGACCGTAACGCCTACAAGTATTCTGTCCGCGGTAAGGGAATTGTTCCTGCAAGTTTCTATAGCATTTTCAGTCCCGAGATTGTGCGCCTGGTTTATGATGCCTACAGCAGGCTCCAGGTAGATACCATTCGTGACGTCTACACCAAGGAACATATCGACGGCCTTGGCGAAAACTTCTTGCGTGAACGTGTGCGTCAGCAGGCGCTGCATACCTATGCGGAATATCTTGAACGTTATGTCCTGGAAAGCATCATTACTCTGGTAGTGAATGACAATAGCCTGCAGAGCCAGCCTGTGAAGGAACTGCGCCGTATGGTGACAACGGAATCGAACAAGGATATCGTTCGCGTGGTGCCTTGCCCTGAGACCTTTGACGACCTGGTCAAGCGCTATCGCCTTCTTGAAAGGGAATGGTTTGAACGTGTGAGCCACGGCCTTGATAAGGACAATGCCCGCGGCCGCGAAATCTTTGATGACTACGATGACGCTCATCCTGTGGACAAGGGATTTACTGAGTGGGAGAAGTCCCGCGTCGAGGAAAAACTCCGTAGGCTCAGCACCTTCTTGAAG
Encoded here:
- a CDS encoding DUF4954 family protein, with product MKKVLKNSVFATAAENFKTIKAATAKYRPLTETEIQILEQNGNRSESWAKVLVEQEFDPMRIRRSTFAGEVYLPRFFGTLLLPGDVSFPTGIYDSLVHNCIIENALIHRVAMLSNVLVRSSAVVQNVGSLVSSGKINYMVGTSVNVGNEMGGRSVLVFPELTTELVDVQLFHKADAEVCASFAEQLKSFREETALPFGIVGKGAVVSNTNIIRNSWIGAHARVEGAAKIRNSIIMSSLEEPSHIYDSVIIENSNVQTGVTIHTGAEVQGSVLMHRTKVGCKAIIKSSIIAPCCHIEEGEVNSSYMGPMTQMHHHSLLIAALWPDGCGNLGYGANVGSNHTGRMPDQEVMPGQGMFFGLGVNIKFPANYRESPFTLIASGLTTLPQRLKFPFSLVRPGDPQLIGVPARLNEIVPGWNYARNAYALDRNAYKYSVRGKGIVPASFYSIFSPEIVRLVYDAYSRLQVDTIRDVYTKEHIDGLGENFLRERVRQQALHTYAEYLERYVLESIITLVVNDNSLQSQPVKELRRMVTTESNKDIVRVVPCPETFDDLVKRYRLLEREWFERVSHGLDKDNARGREIFDDYDDAHPVDKGFTEWEKSRVEEKLRRLSTFLKTVKSDNV